Proteins from a genomic interval of Musa acuminata AAA Group cultivar baxijiao chromosome BXJ1-9, Cavendish_Baxijiao_AAA, whole genome shotgun sequence:
- the LOC135592830 gene encoding patatin-like protein 3 isoform X3 has product MAFVDADKLSYEIFSVLESKFLFGLDDPNKLFFPTSSYSSAGASPRTAAGARGRIRILSIDGGGSPSDALLAAVALARLGSSLRHRSGDPSARVAYMFDVAAGSGAGGVLIAMLFTRDHDGRPLFSATDALHLLLSESRRRGRGFSSGRGLFRGMFRRPGSFFRRIFGDATLRDTVKPVLIPCYDLATGAPFLFSRADAVEADGYDFRMWEVCAATCADASTAAVDLRSVDGRTRVTAVGAGVAMANPVAAAITHVLHNKPEFPFAAGVEDLMVVSLGASAPAPAAPGAAELVRIAGEGFADMVDQAVATAFGHRRASNYLRIQDTAFMSGNCTPKTTSSKSSVEAAERVLSQRHVESLLFRGRGKISERTNDDELDRFAEELVKEEWRKKGSISTL; this is encoded by the exons ATGGCGTTCGTCGACGCCGACAAGCTCAGTTACGAGATCTTCTCCGTCCTCGAGAGCAAGTTCCTCTTCGGCCTCGACGACCCCAACAAGCTCTTCTTCCCCACTTCCTCCTACTCCTCAGCTGGCGCCTCCCCCCGGACCGCCGCAGGTGCCCGAGGAAGGATCCGGATCCTGTCCATCGACGGCGGCGGCAGCCCCTCCGATGCCCTCCTCGCCGCGGTCGCCCTCGCCCGGCTCGGGTCCTCCCTCCGTCACCGTTCCGGCGACCCATCCGCCCGCGTTGCCTACATGTTCGACGTCGCGGCCGGCTCCGGCGCCGGCGGCGTCCTCATCGCGATGCTCTTTACCAGGGACCACGACGGTCGGCCCTTGTTCTCCGCAACCGACGCCCTGCACCTCCTCCTCTCCGAGAGCCGCCGCCGCGGGCGCGGCTTCTCCTCCGGGAGGGGCCTATTCCGTGGGATGTTCCGTCGACCCGGGAGTTTCTTCCGTCGGATCTTCGGCGACGCGACGCTGAGGGACACCGTCAAGCCGGTGCTCATCCCGTGCTACGATCTCGCCACGGGGGCGCCGTTCCTCTTCTCGCGGGCTGACGCGGTAGAGGCAGACGGGTACGACTTCCGGATGTGGGAAGTGTGCGCGGCCACGTGCGCCGACGCATCCACCGCGGCGGTCGATCTGCGGTCGGTGGACGGGCGGACGCGCGTCACCGCGGTGGGCGCCGGGGTGGCGATGGCCAACCCTGTGGCCGCGGCCATCACGCACGTCCTCCACAACAAGCCGGAGTTCCCGTTCGCGGCCGGGGTGGAAGACCTCATGGTGGTGTCTCTCGGCGCTTCCGCCCCCGCGCCAGCCGCACCGGGTGCCGCTGAGCTCGTCAGGATCGCTGGCGAGGGCTTCGCCGACATG GTGGATCAAGCGGTGGCGACGGCATTCGGACACCGTAGAGCAAGCAATTACCTGCGCATACAG GACACCGCATTCATGTCGGGAAATTGCACGCCAAAGACGACGAGCTCGAAGAGCTCGGTGGAGGCAGCAGAACGCGTTCTGTCACAGCGACACGTGGAGTCGCTGCTCTTCAGAGGGCGAGGAAAGATCTCGGAGCGGACCAACGACGATGAGCTCGACCGGTTCGCGGAGGAGCTCGTAAAGGAGGAGTGGAGGAAGAAGGGCTCGATCTCAACATTGTAG
- the LOC135592830 gene encoding patatin-like protein 3 isoform X5, whose amino-acid sequence MAFVDADKLSYEIFSVLESKFLFGLDDPNKLFFPTSSYSSAGASPRTAAGARGRIRILSIDGGGSPSDALLAAVALARLGSSLRHRSGDPSARVAYMFDVAAGSGAGGVLIAMLFTRDHDGRPLFSATDALHLLLSESRRRGRGFSSGRGLFRGMFRRPGSFFRRIFGDATLRDTVKPVLIPCYDLATGAPFLFSRADAVEADGYDFRMWEVCAATCADASTAAVDLRSVDGRTRVTAVGAGVAMANPVAAAITHVLHNKPEFPFAAGVEDLMVVSLGASAPAPAAPGAAELVRIAGEGFADMDTAFMSGNCTPKTTSSKSSVEAAERVLSQRHVESLLFRGRGKISERTNDDELDRFAEELVKEEWRKKGSISTL is encoded by the exons ATGGCGTTCGTCGACGCCGACAAGCTCAGTTACGAGATCTTCTCCGTCCTCGAGAGCAAGTTCCTCTTCGGCCTCGACGACCCCAACAAGCTCTTCTTCCCCACTTCCTCCTACTCCTCAGCTGGCGCCTCCCCCCGGACCGCCGCAGGTGCCCGAGGAAGGATCCGGATCCTGTCCATCGACGGCGGCGGCAGCCCCTCCGATGCCCTCCTCGCCGCGGTCGCCCTCGCCCGGCTCGGGTCCTCCCTCCGTCACCGTTCCGGCGACCCATCCGCCCGCGTTGCCTACATGTTCGACGTCGCGGCCGGCTCCGGCGCCGGCGGCGTCCTCATCGCGATGCTCTTTACCAGGGACCACGACGGTCGGCCCTTGTTCTCCGCAACCGACGCCCTGCACCTCCTCCTCTCCGAGAGCCGCCGCCGCGGGCGCGGCTTCTCCTCCGGGAGGGGCCTATTCCGTGGGATGTTCCGTCGACCCGGGAGTTTCTTCCGTCGGATCTTCGGCGACGCGACGCTGAGGGACACCGTCAAGCCGGTGCTCATCCCGTGCTACGATCTCGCCACGGGGGCGCCGTTCCTCTTCTCGCGGGCTGACGCGGTAGAGGCAGACGGGTACGACTTCCGGATGTGGGAAGTGTGCGCGGCCACGTGCGCCGACGCATCCACCGCGGCGGTCGATCTGCGGTCGGTGGACGGGCGGACGCGCGTCACCGCGGTGGGCGCCGGGGTGGCGATGGCCAACCCTGTGGCCGCGGCCATCACGCACGTCCTCCACAACAAGCCGGAGTTCCCGTTCGCGGCCGGGGTGGAAGACCTCATGGTGGTGTCTCTCGGCGCTTCCGCCCCCGCGCCAGCCGCACCGGGTGCCGCTGAGCTCGTCAGGATCGCTGGCGAGGGCTTCGCCGACATG GACACCGCATTCATGTCGGGAAATTGCACGCCAAAGACGACGAGCTCGAAGAGCTCGGTGGAGGCAGCAGAACGCGTTCTGTCACAGCGACACGTGGAGTCGCTGCTCTTCAGAGGGCGAGGAAAGATCTCGGAGCGGACCAACGACGATGAGCTCGACCGGTTCGCGGAGGAGCTCGTAAAGGAGGAGTGGAGGAAGAAGGGCTCGATCTCAACATTGTAG
- the LOC135592830 gene encoding patatin-like protein 3 isoform X4, with protein sequence MAFVDADKLSYEIFSVLESKFLFGLDDPNKLFFPTSSYSSAGASPRTAAGARGRIRILSIDGGGSPSDALLAAVALARLGSSLRHRSGDPSARVAYMFDVAAGSGAGGVLIAMLFTRDHDGRPLFSATDALHLLLSESRRRGRGFSSGRGLFRGMFRRPGSFFRRIFGDATLRDTVKPVLIPCYDLATGAPFLFSRADAVEADGYDFRMWEVCAATCADASTAAVDLRSVDGRTRVTAVGAGVAMANPVAAAITHVLHNKPEFPFAAGVEDLMVVSLGASAPAPAAPGAAELVRIAGEGFADMINSSKAVAFVIIVRWIKRWRRHSDTVEQAITCAYRTPHSCREIARQRRRARRARWRQQNAFCHSDTWSRCSSEGEERSRSGPTTMSSTGSRRSS encoded by the exons ATGGCGTTCGTCGACGCCGACAAGCTCAGTTACGAGATCTTCTCCGTCCTCGAGAGCAAGTTCCTCTTCGGCCTCGACGACCCCAACAAGCTCTTCTTCCCCACTTCCTCCTACTCCTCAGCTGGCGCCTCCCCCCGGACCGCCGCAGGTGCCCGAGGAAGGATCCGGATCCTGTCCATCGACGGCGGCGGCAGCCCCTCCGATGCCCTCCTCGCCGCGGTCGCCCTCGCCCGGCTCGGGTCCTCCCTCCGTCACCGTTCCGGCGACCCATCCGCCCGCGTTGCCTACATGTTCGACGTCGCGGCCGGCTCCGGCGCCGGCGGCGTCCTCATCGCGATGCTCTTTACCAGGGACCACGACGGTCGGCCCTTGTTCTCCGCAACCGACGCCCTGCACCTCCTCCTCTCCGAGAGCCGCCGCCGCGGGCGCGGCTTCTCCTCCGGGAGGGGCCTATTCCGTGGGATGTTCCGTCGACCCGGGAGTTTCTTCCGTCGGATCTTCGGCGACGCGACGCTGAGGGACACCGTCAAGCCGGTGCTCATCCCGTGCTACGATCTCGCCACGGGGGCGCCGTTCCTCTTCTCGCGGGCTGACGCGGTAGAGGCAGACGGGTACGACTTCCGGATGTGGGAAGTGTGCGCGGCCACGTGCGCCGACGCATCCACCGCGGCGGTCGATCTGCGGTCGGTGGACGGGCGGACGCGCGTCACCGCGGTGGGCGCCGGGGTGGCGATGGCCAACCCTGTGGCCGCGGCCATCACGCACGTCCTCCACAACAAGCCGGAGTTCCCGTTCGCGGCCGGGGTGGAAGACCTCATGGTGGTGTCTCTCGGCGCTTCCGCCCCCGCGCCAGCCGCACCGGGTGCCGCTGAGCTCGTCAGGATCGCTGGCGAGGGCTTCGCCGACATG ATTAACTCATCAAAAGCCGTGGCTTTTGTGATCATCGTCAGGTGGATCAAGCGGTGGCGACGGCATTCGGACACCGTAGAGCAAGCAATTACCTGCGCATACAG GACACCGCATTCATGTCGGGAAATTGCACGCCAAAGACGACGAGCTCGAAGAGCTCGGTGGAGGCAGCAGAACGCGTTCTGTCACAGCGACACGTGGAGTCGCTGCTCTTCAGAGGGCGAGGAAAGATCTCGGAGCGGACCAACGACGATGAGCTCGACCGGTTCGCGGAGGAGCTCGTAA
- the LOC135592830 gene encoding patatin-like protein 3 isoform X2, whose amino-acid sequence MAFVDADKLSYEIFSVLESKFLFGLDDPNKLFFPTSSYSSAGASPRTAAGARGRIRILSIDGGGSPSDALLAAVALARLGSSLRHRSGDPSARVAYMFDVAAGSGAGGVLIAMLFTRDHDGRPLFSATDALHLLLSESRRRGRGFSSGRGLFRGMFRRPGSFFRRIFGDATLRDTVKPVLIPCYDLATGAPFLFSRADAVEADGYDFRMWEVCAATCADASTAAVDLRSVDGRTRVTAVGAGVAMANPVAAAITHVLHNKPEFPFAAGVEDLMVVSLGASAPAPAAPGAAELVRIAGEGFADMINSSKAVAFVIIVRWIKRWRRHSDTVEQAITCAYSLCRTPHSCREIARQRRRARRARWRQQNAFCHSDTWSRCSSEGEERSRSGPTTMSSTGSRRSS is encoded by the exons ATGGCGTTCGTCGACGCCGACAAGCTCAGTTACGAGATCTTCTCCGTCCTCGAGAGCAAGTTCCTCTTCGGCCTCGACGACCCCAACAAGCTCTTCTTCCCCACTTCCTCCTACTCCTCAGCTGGCGCCTCCCCCCGGACCGCCGCAGGTGCCCGAGGAAGGATCCGGATCCTGTCCATCGACGGCGGCGGCAGCCCCTCCGATGCCCTCCTCGCCGCGGTCGCCCTCGCCCGGCTCGGGTCCTCCCTCCGTCACCGTTCCGGCGACCCATCCGCCCGCGTTGCCTACATGTTCGACGTCGCGGCCGGCTCCGGCGCCGGCGGCGTCCTCATCGCGATGCTCTTTACCAGGGACCACGACGGTCGGCCCTTGTTCTCCGCAACCGACGCCCTGCACCTCCTCCTCTCCGAGAGCCGCCGCCGCGGGCGCGGCTTCTCCTCCGGGAGGGGCCTATTCCGTGGGATGTTCCGTCGACCCGGGAGTTTCTTCCGTCGGATCTTCGGCGACGCGACGCTGAGGGACACCGTCAAGCCGGTGCTCATCCCGTGCTACGATCTCGCCACGGGGGCGCCGTTCCTCTTCTCGCGGGCTGACGCGGTAGAGGCAGACGGGTACGACTTCCGGATGTGGGAAGTGTGCGCGGCCACGTGCGCCGACGCATCCACCGCGGCGGTCGATCTGCGGTCGGTGGACGGGCGGACGCGCGTCACCGCGGTGGGCGCCGGGGTGGCGATGGCCAACCCTGTGGCCGCGGCCATCACGCACGTCCTCCACAACAAGCCGGAGTTCCCGTTCGCGGCCGGGGTGGAAGACCTCATGGTGGTGTCTCTCGGCGCTTCCGCCCCCGCGCCAGCCGCACCGGGTGCCGCTGAGCTCGTCAGGATCGCTGGCGAGGGCTTCGCCGACATG ATTAACTCATCAAAAGCCGTGGCTTTTGTGATCATCGTCAGGTGGATCAAGCGGTGGCGACGGCATTCGGACACCGTAGAGCAAGCAATTACCTGCGCATACAG CCTCTGCAGGACACCGCATTCATGTCGGGAAATTGCACGCCAAAGACGACGAGCTCGAAGAGCTCGGTGGAGGCAGCAGAACGCGTTCTGTCACAGCGACACGTGGAGTCGCTGCTCTTCAGAGGGCGAGGAAAGATCTCGGAGCGGACCAACGACGATGAGCTCGACCGGTTCGCGGAGGAGCTCGTAA
- the LOC135592830 gene encoding patatin-like protein 3 isoform X1 → MAFVDADKLSYEIFSVLESKFLFGLDDPNKLFFPTSSYSSAGASPRTAAGARGRIRILSIDGGGSPSDALLAAVALARLGSSLRHRSGDPSARVAYMFDVAAGSGAGGVLIAMLFTRDHDGRPLFSATDALHLLLSESRRRGRGFSSGRGLFRGMFRRPGSFFRRIFGDATLRDTVKPVLIPCYDLATGAPFLFSRADAVEADGYDFRMWEVCAATCADASTAAVDLRSVDGRTRVTAVGAGVAMANPVAAAITHVLHNKPEFPFAAGVEDLMVVSLGASAPAPAAPGAAELVRIAGEGFADMVDQAVATAFGHRRASNYLRIQPLQDTAFMSGNCTPKTTSSKSSVEAAERVLSQRHVESLLFRGRGKISERTNDDELDRFAEELVKEEWRKKGSISTL, encoded by the exons ATGGCGTTCGTCGACGCCGACAAGCTCAGTTACGAGATCTTCTCCGTCCTCGAGAGCAAGTTCCTCTTCGGCCTCGACGACCCCAACAAGCTCTTCTTCCCCACTTCCTCCTACTCCTCAGCTGGCGCCTCCCCCCGGACCGCCGCAGGTGCCCGAGGAAGGATCCGGATCCTGTCCATCGACGGCGGCGGCAGCCCCTCCGATGCCCTCCTCGCCGCGGTCGCCCTCGCCCGGCTCGGGTCCTCCCTCCGTCACCGTTCCGGCGACCCATCCGCCCGCGTTGCCTACATGTTCGACGTCGCGGCCGGCTCCGGCGCCGGCGGCGTCCTCATCGCGATGCTCTTTACCAGGGACCACGACGGTCGGCCCTTGTTCTCCGCAACCGACGCCCTGCACCTCCTCCTCTCCGAGAGCCGCCGCCGCGGGCGCGGCTTCTCCTCCGGGAGGGGCCTATTCCGTGGGATGTTCCGTCGACCCGGGAGTTTCTTCCGTCGGATCTTCGGCGACGCGACGCTGAGGGACACCGTCAAGCCGGTGCTCATCCCGTGCTACGATCTCGCCACGGGGGCGCCGTTCCTCTTCTCGCGGGCTGACGCGGTAGAGGCAGACGGGTACGACTTCCGGATGTGGGAAGTGTGCGCGGCCACGTGCGCCGACGCATCCACCGCGGCGGTCGATCTGCGGTCGGTGGACGGGCGGACGCGCGTCACCGCGGTGGGCGCCGGGGTGGCGATGGCCAACCCTGTGGCCGCGGCCATCACGCACGTCCTCCACAACAAGCCGGAGTTCCCGTTCGCGGCCGGGGTGGAAGACCTCATGGTGGTGTCTCTCGGCGCTTCCGCCCCCGCGCCAGCCGCACCGGGTGCCGCTGAGCTCGTCAGGATCGCTGGCGAGGGCTTCGCCGACATG GTGGATCAAGCGGTGGCGACGGCATTCGGACACCGTAGAGCAAGCAATTACCTGCGCATACAG CCTCTGCAGGACACCGCATTCATGTCGGGAAATTGCACGCCAAAGACGACGAGCTCGAAGAGCTCGGTGGAGGCAGCAGAACGCGTTCTGTCACAGCGACACGTGGAGTCGCTGCTCTTCAGAGGGCGAGGAAAGATCTCGGAGCGGACCAACGACGATGAGCTCGACCGGTTCGCGGAGGAGCTCGTAAAGGAGGAGTGGAGGAAGAAGGGCTCGATCTCAACATTGTAG
- the LOC135592831 gene encoding patatin-like protein 3 isoform X2 has protein sequence MAFVDADKLSYEIFSVLESKFLFGLDDPNKLFFPTSSYSSAGAFPRTAAGARGRIRILSIDGGGSPSDALLAAVALARLGSSLRHRSGDPSARVAYMFDVAAGSGAGGVLIAMLFTRDHDGRPLFSATDALHLLLSESRRRGRGFSSGRGLFRGMFRRPGSFFRRIFGDATLRDTVKPVLIPCYDLATGAPFLFSRADAVEADGYDFRMWEVCAATCADASTAAVDLRSVDGRTRVTAVGAGVAMANPVAAAITHVLHNKPEFPFAAGVEDLMVVSLGASAPAPAAPGAAELVRIAGEGFADMVDQAVATAFGHRRASNYLRIQVNLRLP, from the exons ATGGCGTTCGTCGACGCCGACAAGCTCAGTTACGAGATCTTCTCCGTCCTCGAGAGCAAGTTCCTCTTCGGCCTCGACGACCCCAACAAGCTCTTCTTCCCCACTTCCTCCTACTCCTCAGCTGGCGCCTTCCCCCGGACCGCCGCAGGTGCCCGAGGAAGGATCCGGATCCTGTCCATCGACGGCGGCGGCAGCCCCTCCGATGCCCTCCTCGCCGCGGTCGCCCTCGCCCGGCTCGGGTCCTCCCTCCGTCACCGTTCCGGCGACCCATCCGCCCGCGTTGCCTACATGTTCGACGTCGCGGCCGGCTCCGGCGCCGGCGGCGTCCTCATCGCGATGCTCTTTACCAGGGACCACGACGGTCGGCCCTTGTTCTCCGCAACCGACGCCCTGCACCTCCTCCTCTCCGAGAGCCGCCGCCGCGGGCGCGGCTTCTCCTCCGGGAGGGGCCTATTCCGTGGGATGTTCCGTCGACCCGGGAGTTTCTTCCGTCGGATCTTCGGCGACGCGACGCTGAGGGACACCGTCAAGCCGGTGCTCATCCCGTGCTACGATCTCGCCACGGGGGCGCCGTTCCTCTTCTCGCGGGCTGACGCGGTAGAGGCAGACGGGTACGACTTCCGGATGTGGGAAGTGTGCGCGGCCACGTGCGCCGACGCATCCACCGCGGCGGTCGATCTGCGGTCGGTGGACGGGCGGACGCGCGTCACCGCGGTGGGCGCCGGGGTGGCGATGGCCAACCCTGTGGCCGCGGCCATCACGCACGTCCTCCACAACAAGCCGGAGTTCCCGTTCGCGGCCGGGGTGGAAGACCTCATGGTGGTGTCTCTCGGCGCTTCCGCCCCCGCGCCAGCCGCACCGGGTGCCGCTGAGCTCGTCAGGATCGCTGGCGAGGGCTTCGCCGACATG GTGGATCAAGCGGTGGCGACGGCATTCGGACACCGTAGAGCAAGCAATTACCTGCGCATACAGGTAAACCTTCGACTTCCGTGA
- the LOC135592831 gene encoding patatin-like protein 3 isoform X1, with the protein MAFVDADKLSYEIFSVLESKFLFGLDDPNKLFFPTSSYSSAGAFPRTAAGARGRIRILSIDGGGSPSDALLAAVALARLGSSLRHRSGDPSARVAYMFDVAAGSGAGGVLIAMLFTRDHDGRPLFSATDALHLLLSESRRRGRGFSSGRGLFRGMFRRPGSFFRRIFGDATLRDTVKPVLIPCYDLATGAPFLFSRADAVEADGYDFRMWEVCAATCADASTAAVDLRSVDGRTRVTAVGAGVAMANPVAAAITHVLHNKPEFPFAAGVEDLMVVSLGASAPAPAAPGAAELVRIAGEGFADMINSSKAVAFVIIVRWIKRWRRHSDTVEQAITCAYR; encoded by the exons ATGGCGTTCGTCGACGCCGACAAGCTCAGTTACGAGATCTTCTCCGTCCTCGAGAGCAAGTTCCTCTTCGGCCTCGACGACCCCAACAAGCTCTTCTTCCCCACTTCCTCCTACTCCTCAGCTGGCGCCTTCCCCCGGACCGCCGCAGGTGCCCGAGGAAGGATCCGGATCCTGTCCATCGACGGCGGCGGCAGCCCCTCCGATGCCCTCCTCGCCGCGGTCGCCCTCGCCCGGCTCGGGTCCTCCCTCCGTCACCGTTCCGGCGACCCATCCGCCCGCGTTGCCTACATGTTCGACGTCGCGGCCGGCTCCGGCGCCGGCGGCGTCCTCATCGCGATGCTCTTTACCAGGGACCACGACGGTCGGCCCTTGTTCTCCGCAACCGACGCCCTGCACCTCCTCCTCTCCGAGAGCCGCCGCCGCGGGCGCGGCTTCTCCTCCGGGAGGGGCCTATTCCGTGGGATGTTCCGTCGACCCGGGAGTTTCTTCCGTCGGATCTTCGGCGACGCGACGCTGAGGGACACCGTCAAGCCGGTGCTCATCCCGTGCTACGATCTCGCCACGGGGGCGCCGTTCCTCTTCTCGCGGGCTGACGCGGTAGAGGCAGACGGGTACGACTTCCGGATGTGGGAAGTGTGCGCGGCCACGTGCGCCGACGCATCCACCGCGGCGGTCGATCTGCGGTCGGTGGACGGGCGGACGCGCGTCACCGCGGTGGGCGCCGGGGTGGCGATGGCCAACCCTGTGGCCGCGGCCATCACGCACGTCCTCCACAACAAGCCGGAGTTCCCGTTCGCGGCCGGGGTGGAAGACCTCATGGTGGTGTCTCTCGGCGCTTCCGCCCCCGCGCCAGCCGCACCGGGTGCCGCTGAGCTCGTCAGGATCGCTGGCGAGGGCTTCGCCGACATG ATTAACTCATCAAAAGCCGTGGCTTTTGTGATCATCGTCAGGTGGATCAAGCGGTGGCGACGGCATTCGGACACCGTAGAGCAAGCAATTACCTGCGCATACAGGTAA